A segment of the Desulfurobacterium pacificum genome:
TTCTTTGGGCAACGCTCGTCTATTCACCAATAGCTCACTGGGTATGGGGTGGAGGTTTCTTAGCAAACGATGGCGCTCTTGACTTTGCCGGTGGAACGGTAGTTCACATCAATGCTGGTATTGCAGGTCTCGTAATGGCACTTCTCTTAGGGAAACGAAGAAATTACGGGAAAGCAGCTTTCTTTCCTTCATCTGTAGTCTTAACCGTTTTAGGTTCAGCGCTACTCTGGTTTGGATGGTTTGGATTTAACGCCGGTTCAGCTTTAGCGGCTAACGGTTCTGCTTCCTTAGCTCTGCTTGTAACGAACGTGGCAGCTGCAATTGCAGCCGTTTCTTGGATGGTAACCGAATGGATTACTCATAAAAAACCAACGCTTTTAGGCGCTGCTTCAGGTGCAGTTGCAGGACTTGTAGCTATAACGCCAGCAGCAGGATTTGTAAACGTAACAGGAGCTTTAATCATAGGCTTAATTGCAGGGCTTGTAGGTTACTTCGGAGTATTCGTTCTAAAACAGAAGTTGGGATACGATGACTCTTTAGATGCTTTTGGCGTTCATGGTCTCTGCGGTATATGGGGTGCAATAGCTACAGGTATATTCGCAGTTAAGTCAATCGGCGGAACAGCAGGAGTTCTTGAAGGAAACTTACCTCAATTATGGATTCAGGTAAAAGCTGTTTTAGCAACGCTTATCTACTCTGGAATTATGACTGCAGTTGTGTTCTTCGTTTCTTCCCTAATAACAGGAGGTGCAAGAGTAAGCGAAGAAGAAGAAATAGAAGGTCTTGATTCTGCAGTTCACGGAGAGAAAGGGTTTAACCTGTAAGAGAGCGGGAGGGGTCCTCCCCTCCCCTTAAAAAGCAGAAGAAAAGAGAACAGGAGGTGAAGCGTGAGAAAAGGTGCGAAAGCTATTTTAACATCAATCATATTAGCAACAGTATCATATTCTACA
Coding sequences within it:
- a CDS encoding ammonium transporter, translated to MKKRLMPFITALLIPSTAFASSGLNSGDTAWMLISTALVMLMTPAGLALFYGGMSRSKNILNTIGMSFLAYCIVSVIWVLWGYTLAFGTDVHGIVGNLQKLFLNGIKPDTLSGTIPEYLFVAFQGTFAAITVALASGSVIERMKFSTWLIFSVLWATLVYSPIAHWVWGGGFLANDGALDFAGGTVVHINAGIAGLVMALLLGKRRNYGKAAFFPSSVVLTVLGSALLWFGWFGFNAGSALAANGSASLALLVTNVAAAIAAVSWMVTEWITHKKPTLLGAASGAVAGLVAITPAAGFVNVTGALIIGLIAGLVGYFGVFVLKQKLGYDDSLDAFGVHGLCGIWGAIATGIFAVKSIGGTAGVLEGNLPQLWIQVKAVLATLIYSGIMTAVVFFVSSLITGGARVSEEEEIEGLDSAVHGEKGFNL